One Brassica napus cultivar Da-Ae chromosome A5, Da-Ae, whole genome shotgun sequence DNA window includes the following coding sequences:
- the LOC106452214 gene encoding GDSL esterase/lipase APG, with translation MDHHMTSCLLLLLVSTYSVLQISFAQDAPTSLFPGMIIFGDSVVDVGNNNYLPTLFRADYPPYGRDFAGHKPTGRFCNGKLATDITAETLGFTKYPPAYLSPEASGKNLLIGANFASAASGYDDKAALLNHAIPLYQQVEYYKEYKSKLIKVAGSKQADTIIKGSIYLLSAGSSDFVQNYYVNPLVNKFYTADQYGSMLIDNFSTFIKQVYAVGARKIGVTSLPPTGCLPAARTLFGYHEKGCVSRLNTDAQQFNKKLNAAASKLQKQYSGLKIVVFDIFTPLYDLVQSPAKSGFTEATKGCCGTGTVETTSLLCNPKSYGTCTNATQYVFWDSVHPSEAANEILATSLIGQGFSLIG, from the exons ATGGATCACCACATGACGTCGTGTTTGCTTCTCCTCTTGGTCTCAACCTACTCTGTTTTGCAAATTTCATTTGCTCAAGATGCTCCAACGAGTCTTTTTCCTGGAATGATAATATTTGGTGACTCTGTAGTTGATGTCGGAAACAACAACTATCTTCCAACCCTTTTCAGAGCTGATTACCCTCCTTATGGCCGTGATTTTGCTGGCCACAAACCCACCGGCCGTTTCTGCAACGGCAAATTAGCCACTGATATTACTG CTGAGACACTAGGGTTCACTAAATACCCACCAGCTTATCTAAGTCCCGAAGCTTCAGGCAAGAACCTTCTCATTGGTGCTAATTTCGCTTCAGCGGCCTCAGGTTACGATGACAAAGCCGCTCTTCTCAAT CACGCGATTCCGTTGTACCAGCAAGTTGAGTATTACAAGGAGTACAAGAGCAAGCTCATAAAAGTTGCAGGAAGCAAACAAGCTGATACGATCATAAAGGGATCAATCTATCTCTTGAGTGCAGGAAGCAGTGACTTTGTTCAAAATTATTATGTGAATCCTCTTGTTAACAAATTCTACACTGCTGATCAGTACGGATCTATGCTTATTGATAACTTCTCTACATTTATCAAG CAAGTGTATGCGGTTGGGGCAAGGAAGATCGGTGTGACATCTCTGCCTCCAACGGGATGTCTTCCAGCTGCAAGAACCCTTTTCGGATACCATGAAAAAGGTTGTGTTTCAAGACTCAACACAGATGCTCAGCAATTCAACAAGAAGCTTAACGCAGCAGCTTCAAAGCTTCAGAAGCAATACTCTGGTCTAAAGATTGTTGTCTTTGACATCTTCACCCCACTCTATGATCTTGTTCAGTCCCCTGCTAAATCGG GATTCACGGAAGCAACAAAAGGATGTTGTGGAACAGGAACAGTCGAGACAACTTCGCTCTTGTGCAATCCGAAATCATACGGGACATGCACCAATGCTACTCAGTATGTGTTCTGGGACAGTGTTCATCCTTCTGAAGCTGCCAATGAGATTCTTGCCACTTCTTTGATTGGACAGGGCTTCTCTCTCATTGGTTGA
- the LOC106454060 gene encoding nitrile-specifier protein 1-like isoform X1 produces MILFVYDLPIFVTTGCNIRKIDQAQAKEMAQKLDAKGGKQGNAWDDGVHENVRKVYLGKGPDCIAFVKFEYVDGTNVVIGDEHGEKTQEIEEFVVDVDDYIVYVEAFRETATQETIVDLKFETCKGKTNKHFTTSPGVKFVLQGGKIVGFHGRSTNVLHALGAYVSDPISTFQLHGKWTKVEQKGKAPGLRCSHAIAQVGNKIYSFGGEFTPNVPIDKDLYVFDLKTGKWSIAPATGDIPHLSCLGVRMVSVGTNLYVFGGRDAVRKYNAFYSYDTTKNVWKLLTPLEEGPTPRSFHSMAADDKNVYVFGGVSSTTRVKTLDVYNIADKKWKPCATPGEAFSIRGGSGLEVVNGKVWVVYGFNNYEIDDIYCYNPIGDKWTQVETTGEQPSGRSVFASEYIVIFGGEVDMDPEAHVGPGQLMDGTFALDTETLKWERLDKLGEEKEVEGTTSGSSGLSIHIGIPILIDVDVSIGNPFGGHKDKKKEEKQVTPEIRGWTASTSATINGKKGLLMHGGKAQTNDRFDDLYFYEFQ; encoded by the exons ATGATTCTTTTTGTATATGACTTACCTATATTCGTAACTACAGGTTGTAATATTCGCAAGATTGATCAAGCGCAAGCAAAAGAGATGGCCCAAAAGCTGGACGCAAAGGGTGGTAAGCAAGGAAATGCATGGGATGATGGCGTTCACGAAAATGTTAGAAAAGTATATTTAGGGAAAGGCCCGGATTGTATAGCCTTCGTCAAGTTTGAGTATGTTGATGGTACTAACGTGGTTATTGGAGATGAACATGGAGAAAAAACACAAGAAATTGAGGAG ttTGTGGTTGATGTCGACGACTACATCGTTTACGTAGAAGCTTTCCGTGAGACAGCAACTCAAGAGACCATTGTGGATCTCAAGTTCGAGACTTGCAAAGGCAAAACCAATAAGCACTTCACGACGAGTCCGGGGGTAAAGTTTGTTCTACAAGGTGGCAAAATCGTTGGATTTCACGGGCGTTCGACCAATGTTCTACACGCCCTTGGAGCCTATGTTTCTGACCCAATATCCACTTTTCAATTGCATGGAAAGTGGACAAAG GTGGAGCAAAAAGGAAAGGCCCCAGGGCTAAGATGCTCACATGCCATAGCACAAGTAGGAAACAAGATTTACTCCTTTGGTGGCGAGTTCACACCAAATGTGCCTATTGACAAAGACCTTTACGTCTTTGACCTCAAGACCGGGAAATGGTCCATTGCTCCAGCCACGGGAGACATTCCACACCTCTCCTGCTTAGGCGTCCGAATGGTGTCAGTTGGAACAAACCTTTATGTCTTTGGTGGCCGAGACGCGGTCCGCAAATACAACGCTTTCTACTCTTATGACACGACCAAAAACGTGTGGAAACTGCTAACTCCTTTGGAAGAAGGACCCACTCCTCGTAGCTTCCACTCTATGGCAGCCGATGATAAAAACGTTTATGTTTTCGGTGGAGTGAGTTCTACGACGCGGGTCAAGACCCTGGACGTTTACAACATCGCTGATAAGAAGTGGAAGCCGTGTGCGACCCCAGGAGAAGCTTTTAGCATAAGAGGAGGATCCGGACTCGAAGTGGTGAATGGGAAGGTTTGGGTGGTGTACGGATTCAACAACTACGAAATTGATGATATTTATTGCTACAATCCTATTGGGGACAAGTGGACACAAGTGGAAACAACCGGTGAGCAGCCTTCAGGGAGGAGTGTGTTCGCTAGTGAATACATTGTGATTTTTGGAGGTGAGGTTGATATGGACCCAGAAGCTCACGTGGGTCCGGGACAATTGATGGATGGGACTTTTGCGTTGGATACAGAGACGTTGAAATGGGAGAGGTTGGATAAGCTAGGTGAAGAGAAGGAGGTGGAGGGGACAACGAGTGGGTCATCGGGACTATCAATACATATTGGGATCCCAATCCTAATAGATGTAGATGTTTCGATCGGAAACCCTTTTGGGGGCCACAAggataaaaagaaagaagagaagcagGTGACTCCAGAGATCAGGGGATGGACAGCTTCCACGAGTGCGACAATTAATGGTAAGAAAGGGCTCCTGATGCATGGTGGCAAAGCTCAGACCAATGACCGTTTTGATGATCTCTACTTTTACGAATTTCAATAA
- the LOC106454057 gene encoding uncharacterized protein LOC106454057 — protein sequence MKLGSIIAVLLMLVLVSGEVSTKSSQAPAPELPLEAADSPPIPAPMQEVGSPLAEYPNEYSSPPEVGSPLAEYPNKYYYPPSDSTPSPEAGDSNYIDITGVEEKKTLGRKGYWAY from the coding sequence ATGAAGCTCGGAAGCATCATTGCAGTTCTGCTAATGCTGGTACTCGTCTCCGGTGAGGTTTCGACTAAATCTTCACAGGCTCCGGCACCAGAACTACCCCTCGAAGCTGCAGATTCGCCTCCAATCCCCGCGCCTATGCAGGAAGTTGGATCTCCTCTAGCCGAGTATCCCAATGAATACTCCTCTCCTCCGGAAGTTGGATCTCCTCTAGCAGAGTATCCGAATAAATACTATTATCCTCCATCAGATTCAACTCCATCGCCGGAAGCTGGGGATTCAAACTACATCGACATTACTGGAGTCGAAGAGAAAAAAACCCTGGGACGCAAAGGATATTGGGCTTATTAG
- the LOC106452213 gene encoding polyadenylate-binding protein 6 encodes MAAIVKTEMQAVGNIQSSSLASLYVGDLSPDVTEADLTAKFSLTVPVVSAHLCRDSVTAKSLRYAYVNFDSAITASNAMACLNHTDLKGKTMRIMWSQKDVAYRRRSGLGNLFVKNLDSSITSSCLERMFSPFGVILSCKVAEENGQSKGFGFVQFATEQSAVAARLASHGSMVDGKKLFVAKFINKDERAAMCGNQEFTNVYVKNLLESVTEDFLHTMFSQCGTVSSVVVMRDGMGRSRGFGFVNFCHPENAKKAVESLNGKPHGTKKLFVGRALRKAERMEMLKQKHKDNFVAKFNVGWFNLYVKNLSEAINETRLRDIFGSYGKIVSAKVMRDENGKSKGFGFVAFSTLDESKHAKRELHGFLVDGQSLVVRVAERKEDRFKRMLQYHPVQSRHYMQAAPVTSRAQPVPPSMEYKQYYGVQPRNYTQALPVPSPAQPVPPSSMSSPYGYLQPFHIGAYYYPMATQVPQMSGHQNMTTYVPAGQAHLKEKRSVQLVYKRPGYTTFVKSGAKQKLVFKGQGDKTLEAGTCSTKGKTSAEKRKEVSSHLMAMLTPNRKAAENLATLEVA; translated from the exons ATGGCGGCGATCGTGAAAACGGAAATGCAAGCCGTAGGAAACATCCAGTCCTCGAGCCTCGCTTCGCTTTACGTCGGCGATCTTAGCCCCGACGTGACGGAGGCTGATCTCACCGCCAAATTCTCCTTGACTGTCCCCGTCGTCTCCGCTCATCTCTGCCGCGACTCCGTCACCGCCAAATCACTGCGTTACGCTTACGTCAACTTCGATTCCGCCATCACCg CGTCGAATGCTATGGCGTGCTTGAACCACACCGATCTGAAGGGGAAGACGATGCGGATAATGTGGTCTCAGAAAGACGTTGCGTACCGTCGTCGTAGTGGATTGGGGAATCTCTTCGTTAAGAATCTTGACAGCTCCATCACTAGCAGCTGCTTAGAGCGGATGTTTAGTCCCTTCGGAGTCATACTTTCTTGCAAAGTCGCTGAGGAGAATGGCCAGAGTAAAGGCTTCGGTTTTGTTCAGTTTGCTACGGAGCAGTCTGCTGTTGCTGCTCGTCTTGCCTCCCACGGCTCTATGGTTGATGGCAAGAAACT GTTTGTGGCTAAGTTCATTAACAAGGATGAAAGAGCTGCTATGTGTGGGAATCAAGAGTTCACAAACGTTTATGTGAAGAATCTGCTCGAGAGTGTTACAGAGGATTTTCTCCATACGATGTTTTCTCAATGTGGGACGGTGTCTAGTGTTGTGGTTATGAGGGATGGTATGGGAAGATCGAGAGGTTTCGGATTTGTCAACTTCTGCCATCCAGAGAATGCAAAGAAAGCTGTGGAGTCTCTCAATGGAAAACCACATG GAACGAAGAAGTTGTTTGTTGGAAGGGCTTTGAGGAAAGCTGAAAGGATGGAGATGCTGAAACAGAAGCACAAAGACAACTTTGTTGCCAAGTTTAATGTTGGTTGGTTTAATCTGTACGTGAAGAACTTGAGTGAAGCAATCAACGAAACAAGGCTGCGAGATATATTTGGAAGCTATGGGAAGATAGTCTCAGCAAAAGTGATGCGTGATGAAAATGGCAAGAGTAAAGGATTCGGCTTTGTGGCTTTCTCTACCCTTGACGAGTCCAAACATGCTAAAAGAGAGCTCCACG GATTTTTAGTGGATGGACAGTCACTCGTTGTTCGAGTTGCTGAACGTAAGGAGGATCGCTTCAAGAGGATGCTGCAATATCATCCAGTACAATCACGCCATTACATGCAAGCTGCTCCTGTCACTTCACGAGCTCAGCCGGTCCCGCCATCTATGGAGTACAAGCAATATTATGGAGTGCAGCCACGCAATTACACGCAAGCTCTTCCTGTGCCTTCACCAGCTCAGCCAGTCCCACCATCGTCTATGAGCAGCCCATATGGTTACTTGCAGCCATTCCATATTGGAGCATACTACTACCCTATGGCCACTCAGGTACCACAGATGTCGGGTCACCAAAACATGACTACCTAC GTTCCCGCTGGCCAAGCTCATCTAAAGGAGAAAAGATCAGTTCAACTAGTCTACAAACGCCCG GGTTACACCACCTTTGTCAAGAGTGGTGCTAAACAGAAACTGGTCTTTAAGGGGCAAGGTGACAAAACTTTAGAGGCAGGCACTTGCTCCACCAAAGGGAAGACATCTGCTGAAAAACGTAAAGAAGTATCATCGCATTTGATGGCAATGTTGACACCAAACAGGAAGGCTGCAGAGAATTTAGCAACACTTGAAGTTGCTTAG
- the LOC106454060 gene encoding nitrile-specifier protein 1-like isoform X2: MAQKLDAKGGKQGNAWDDGVHENVRKVYLGKGPDCIAFVKFEYVDGTNVVIGDEHGEKTQEIEEFVVDVDDYIVYVEAFRETATQETIVDLKFETCKGKTNKHFTTSPGVKFVLQGGKIVGFHGRSTNVLHALGAYVSDPISTFQLHGKWTKVEQKGKAPGLRCSHAIAQVGNKIYSFGGEFTPNVPIDKDLYVFDLKTGKWSIAPATGDIPHLSCLGVRMVSVGTNLYVFGGRDAVRKYNAFYSYDTTKNVWKLLTPLEEGPTPRSFHSMAADDKNVYVFGGVSSTTRVKTLDVYNIADKKWKPCATPGEAFSIRGGSGLEVVNGKVWVVYGFNNYEIDDIYCYNPIGDKWTQVETTGEQPSGRSVFASEYIVIFGGEVDMDPEAHVGPGQLMDGTFALDTETLKWERLDKLGEEKEVEGTTSGSSGLSIHIGIPILIDVDVSIGNPFGGHKDKKKEEKQVTPEIRGWTASTSATINGKKGLLMHGGKAQTNDRFDDLYFYEFQ, encoded by the exons ATGGCCCAAAAGCTGGACGCAAAGGGTGGTAAGCAAGGAAATGCATGGGATGATGGCGTTCACGAAAATGTTAGAAAAGTATATTTAGGGAAAGGCCCGGATTGTATAGCCTTCGTCAAGTTTGAGTATGTTGATGGTACTAACGTGGTTATTGGAGATGAACATGGAGAAAAAACACAAGAAATTGAGGAG ttTGTGGTTGATGTCGACGACTACATCGTTTACGTAGAAGCTTTCCGTGAGACAGCAACTCAAGAGACCATTGTGGATCTCAAGTTCGAGACTTGCAAAGGCAAAACCAATAAGCACTTCACGACGAGTCCGGGGGTAAAGTTTGTTCTACAAGGTGGCAAAATCGTTGGATTTCACGGGCGTTCGACCAATGTTCTACACGCCCTTGGAGCCTATGTTTCTGACCCAATATCCACTTTTCAATTGCATGGAAAGTGGACAAAG GTGGAGCAAAAAGGAAAGGCCCCAGGGCTAAGATGCTCACATGCCATAGCACAAGTAGGAAACAAGATTTACTCCTTTGGTGGCGAGTTCACACCAAATGTGCCTATTGACAAAGACCTTTACGTCTTTGACCTCAAGACCGGGAAATGGTCCATTGCTCCAGCCACGGGAGACATTCCACACCTCTCCTGCTTAGGCGTCCGAATGGTGTCAGTTGGAACAAACCTTTATGTCTTTGGTGGCCGAGACGCGGTCCGCAAATACAACGCTTTCTACTCTTATGACACGACCAAAAACGTGTGGAAACTGCTAACTCCTTTGGAAGAAGGACCCACTCCTCGTAGCTTCCACTCTATGGCAGCCGATGATAAAAACGTTTATGTTTTCGGTGGAGTGAGTTCTACGACGCGGGTCAAGACCCTGGACGTTTACAACATCGCTGATAAGAAGTGGAAGCCGTGTGCGACCCCAGGAGAAGCTTTTAGCATAAGAGGAGGATCCGGACTCGAAGTGGTGAATGGGAAGGTTTGGGTGGTGTACGGATTCAACAACTACGAAATTGATGATATTTATTGCTACAATCCTATTGGGGACAAGTGGACACAAGTGGAAACAACCGGTGAGCAGCCTTCAGGGAGGAGTGTGTTCGCTAGTGAATACATTGTGATTTTTGGAGGTGAGGTTGATATGGACCCAGAAGCTCACGTGGGTCCGGGACAATTGATGGATGGGACTTTTGCGTTGGATACAGAGACGTTGAAATGGGAGAGGTTGGATAAGCTAGGTGAAGAGAAGGAGGTGGAGGGGACAACGAGTGGGTCATCGGGACTATCAATACATATTGGGATCCCAATCCTAATAGATGTAGATGTTTCGATCGGAAACCCTTTTGGGGGCCACAAggataaaaagaaagaagagaagcagGTGACTCCAGAGATCAGGGGATGGACAGCTTCCACGAGTGCGACAATTAATGGTAAGAAAGGGCTCCTGATGCATGGTGGCAAAGCTCAGACCAATGACCGTTTTGATGATCTCTACTTTTACGAATTTCAATAA